In one Antennarius striatus isolate MH-2024 chromosome 15, ASM4005453v1, whole genome shotgun sequence genomic region, the following are encoded:
- the slc38a9 gene encoding neutral amino acid transporter 9, which yields MEDDSKPLLSSEQPGESYSHQGSTDSLDCKAKRPFHVEPRNIVADDQLERVSSEASILNSRVHYYGRLTGSSDRLLSPPNHVIPGPEEIYIYSPLGTAFKVTGSERPSKNPSIITIFAIWNTMMGTSVLSIPWGIKQAGFTMGVIILVFTGLLMLYCCYIVLKSPKGIPYIDTSDWEFPDVCRYYFGKFGQWSSLVFSMVSLIGAMVVYWVLMSNFLYNTGQFIYNYGHNVTVSDKEWGTNGSDKVLCPYPPTTPGGNGSTSVFFLHGGGNDTSDDVPFQHWWSKTNTVPFYLIILLLPLLCLRSASFFARFTFLGTISVLYLLTLVTVKAVRHGFHLEFHWWDSTKFYVPEFRIFFPQLTGILTLAFFIHNCIITLMKSNKHQENNVRDLSVAYLLVGLTYLYVGVMVFASFPSPPLPKDCIQPNFLDNFSSSDAMVFVARTFLLFQMITVYPLLGYLVRVQIMGQLFGSPYPSFFHVLAQNILIVGAGVLMAKFYPNIGSIIRFSGATCGLALVFIFPALIHMISLKRQGNLRWPSALFHSFLILLGLTNLVAQFLM from the exons ATGGAGGACGACAGTAAGCCTCTTCTGAGCTCCGAGCAGCCTGGAGAAAGTTACTCACATCAGGGCTCCACAGACTCGCTGGACTGCAAGGCTAAAAG GCCTTTCCACGTTGAACCCAGGAACATCGTCGCTGACGACCAGCTGGAGAGGGTGTCCAGCGAGGCCTCCATCCTCAACAGTCGAGTCCATTACTACGGCAGACTGACTGGGTCATCAGACAGGCTGCTG agtccTCCCAACCATGTTATTCCCGGACCAGAGGAGATCTACATCTACAGTCCTCTTGGTACAGCGTTCaaggtgacaggaagtgagcgtCCCTCCAAAAACCCCAGCATCATCACCAT TTTTGCAATATGGAACACGATGATGGGCACATCGGTCCTCAGCATCCCCTGGGGAATAAAACAG GCTGGTTTCACCATGGGGGTCATCATCCTGGTCTTCACAGGCCTGCTGATGCTCTACTGCTGTTACATCGTCCTCAAATCACCCAAAGGAATCC CCTACATCGACACGTCCGACTGGGAGTTTCCTGACGTTTGTAGGTACTACTTTGGGAAGTTTGGCCAGTGGTCCAGCCTGGTCTTCTCAATGGTGTCCCTCATTGGAGCAATGGTGGTTTACTGGGTTCTCATGTCCAACTTCCTCTACAATACAGGACAGTTTATCTACA ACTATGGTCATAATGTGACCGTGTCAGATAAAGAGTGGGGCACCAACGGCTCTGATAAAG TCCTCTGTCCGTACCCACCTACCACCCCAGGAGGGAACGGCAGCACCagtgtgttttttctccacGGCGGTGGAAATGACACCTCTGATGACGTCCCTTTTCAGCATTGGTGGAGCAAAACCAACACGGTCCCTTTTTACCTGATTATCCTCCTGCTGCCGCTGCTCTGCCTCCGCTCAGCATCCTTCTTTGCAAGGTTCACCTTTTTGG GCACCATATCCGTGCTCTACCTGCTCACACTGGTCACCGTCAAAGCGGTCCGCCACGGCTTCCACCTGGAGTTCCACTGGTGGGACTCGACCAAGTTCTACGTTCCAG AGTTCAGGATTTTCTTCCCTCAGCTGACCGGGATCCTCACTCTGGCTTTCTTTATTCATAACTGCATCATCACCTTAATGAAGAGCAACAAACACCAAGAGAACAAT GTGCGGGACCTGTCTGTTGCTTATCTTCTGGTGGGCCTGACCTACCTCTACGTGGGAGTGATGGTCTTTGCTTCCTTTCCCTCACCACCTCTCCCCAAAGACTGTATTCAACCA AACTTTTTGGATAATTTCTCCAGCAGTGATGCGATGGTGTTTGTGGCTCGGACCTTTCTGCTGTTCCAGATGATCACAGTCTACCCCCTGTTGGGCTACTTGGTGCGCGTCCAGATAATGGGCCAGCTATTTGGCAGTCCGTACCCCAG tttcttCCACGTCCTGGCACAGAACATCTTGATTGTTGGAGCTGGTGTCCTAATGGCCAAATTCTATCCCAACATTGGGTCCATCATACG GTTTTCTGGAGCGACGTGCGGTTTGGCATTAGTGTTCATCTTTCCTGCTTTAATCCACATGATCTCCCTGAAGAGGCAGGGGAACCTCAGGTGGCCGTCGGCCCTCTTCCACAGTTTCCTGATCCTGCTGGGCCTGACTAACCTGGTGGCTCAGTTCCTCATGTAG
- the nrg1 gene encoding pro-neuregulin-1, membrane-bound isoform isoform X1: MTEGKEDFSAGPAPPPRSASPTSPTIDTGQVPKEKPEEAAGDSEEEEGAEGTAERDSGNEGEQFGALAIVALPRACCVCIDIEQVSNCVHSEKICILPILACLLSLALCTAGLKWVFVDKIFEYEPPTHLDPKRIGQDPVILSVEPTLGPTVSTPHWPPSTAHSTSTNTFTPGHPEVLVEDKSTRGPHVPQSTRRSQPDPSVTLKYSNGHVTTPKQTAHPQTTQESNSIITTSNSATSSTTSKTSSHVTPCSDSQRNYCVNGGECFTLEIMPGSTKFLCRCPNEFTGDRCQNYVMASFYKAEELYQKQILTITGICIALLVVGIMCLVAYCKTKKQRKELQDRLRQSLRKRRNNNTNTGICPNMASSARGCQISNLPLQDLQLMNQCNGTMKQHSADETETTFSTTKYDLSVHEPTSFTNISNQRLRPATSRTSVETPGSPPSETSAPLSSLAVSEPSVALSPSGEEERPLLLSNTHQTQKSASRDESRRTSAHYNHGHVAHSLPPSPLFTMENGTSQLKMFPASPEKRLQTDNIDDCSNKRTGLTNGHVLHDVESMAAGGGVGESQWEHAAFSAAESTTALFLRALYSSRTNPAPSHDDLQVQSSSIQPGPVTV, from the exons ATGACCGAGGGAAAGGAGGACTTCTCTGCAGGACCAGCTCCTCCACCTAGATCAGCCTCCCCCACCAGCCCTACTATTGACACTGGacaagtccccaaggagaaacCAGAGGAGGCAGCTGGTGatagtgaggaggaggagggtgccGAAGGGACTGCAGAGAGAGATAGTGGCAATGAAGGGGAGCAGTTTGGGGCTTTGGCAATAGTGGCCTTGCCAAGAGCCTGCTGTGTGTGCATAGATATTGAGCAGGTTAGCAACTGTGTTCACTCTGAGAAAATCTGCATTCTACCCATCCTGGCCTGTCTGCTCAGCTTAGCCCTCTGCACAGCCGGCCTGAAATGGGTCTTTGTGGATAAGATCTTTGAGTATGAACCCCCCACACACTTAGATCCTAAACGTATCGGACAAGACCCAGTTATCCTATCAGTTGAACCCACATTGGGACCGACTGTGTCGACTCCTCATTGGCCTCCATCTACAGCCCACTCGACCAGCACCAACACCTTTACCCCTGGACATCCTGAGGTTCTAGTGGAAGACAAGTCTACACGAGGACCACACGTGCCTCAGTCCACACGACGGTCTCAGCCTGATCCCTCTGTTACACTGAAATACAGCAATGGACATGTCACCACCCCAAAGCAGACTGCCCACCCTCAGACAACGCAAGAATCAAACAGCATCATCACCACATCAAACT CTGCCACCAGCTCCACCACATCCAAGACCTCCAGTCATGTGACGCCCTGCAGTGACAGCCAGAGGAACTACTGTGTGAACGGAGGAGAGTGCTTCACCCTCGAAATCATGCCAGGCAGTACAAAGTTTCTCTGCAG GTGTCCAAATGAATTTACTGGTGATCGCTGCCAAAACTATGTAATGGCCAGCTTTTACA AAGCTGAGGAGCTGTATCAGAAACAAATTTTAACAATAACAGGAATCTGCATTGCACTCCTAGTGGTTGGAATCATGTGTCTGGTTGCCTACTGCAAAACAAA gaagcagagaaaGGAGCTCCAGGACCGCCTGAGGCAgagtctgaggaagaggaggaacaacAACACCAATACTGGTATCTGCCCCAACATGGCAAGCTCCGCCAGAGGATGTCAGATTTCTAACTTGCCTCTTCAAGATTTGCAGCTCATGAAC CAATGCAATGGAACGATGAAGCAGCATTCAGCGGATGAGACAGAAACAACCTTCTCTACAACAAAATATGACCTGTCTGTACATGAACCCACCTCATTCACCAACATCTCAAACCAAAG GTTAAGACCTGCTACGTCTCGTACCTCCGTTGAAACGCCCGGGTCTCCTCCATCAGAGACGTCCGCCCCTCTGTCAAGCCTGGCAGTCTCTGAGCCCTCAGTCGCACTGAGTCCCTCTGGGGAAGAggagcgccccctgctgttgtcaaacacacatcagacacAAAAGTCCGCCAGCCGAGACGAGTCAAGGAGGACCTCTGCTCACTACAACCACGGCCATGTGGCACACAGCCTACCACCCAGCCCATTGTTTACCATGGAGAATGGgacatctcaactcaaaatgtttCCAGCATCACCTGAGAAACGTCTTCAGACCGACAACATCGATGACTGTAGCAACAAAAGAACAGGTCTCACCAATGGCCATGTGCTGCATGATGTGGAGTCCAtggctgctggtggtggtgttggggagTCTCAATGGGAGCACGCGGCCTTCAGCGCTGCAGAGAGCACCACAGCCCTGTTCCTGCGGGCCCTGTACAGCAGCAGGACTAACCCAGCACCGTCACACGACGACCTGCAAGTCCAGTCCAGCTCCATCCAACCAGGTCCGGTCACTGTGTAA
- the nrg1 gene encoding pro-neuregulin-1, membrane-bound isoform isoform X2 encodes MTEGKEDFSAGPAPPPRSASPTSPTIDTGQVPKEKPEEAAGDSEEEEGAEGTAERDSGNEGEQFGALAIVALPRACCVCIDIEQVSNCVHSEKICILPILACLLSLALCTAGLKWVFVDKIFEYEPPTHLDPKRIGQDPVILSVEPTLGPTVSTPHWPPSTAHSTSTNTFTPGHPEVLVEDKSTRGPHVPQSTRRSQPDPSVTLKYSNGHVTTPKQTAHPQTTQESNSIITTSNSATSSTTSKTSSHVTPCSDSQRNYCVNGGECFTLEIMPGSTKFLCRCPNEFTGDRCQNYVMASFYTEELYQKQILTITGICIALLVVGIMCLVAYCKTKKQRKELQDRLRQSLRKRRNNNTNTGICPNMASSARGCQISNLPLQDLQLMNQCNGTMKQHSADETETTFSTTKYDLSVHEPTSFTNISNQRLRPATSRTSVETPGSPPSETSAPLSSLAVSEPSVALSPSGEEERPLLLSNTHQTQKSASRDESRRTSAHYNHGHVAHSLPPSPLFTMENGTSQLKMFPASPEKRLQTDNIDDCSNKRTGLTNGHVLHDVESMAAGGGVGESQWEHAAFSAAESTTALFLRALYSSRTNPAPSHDDLQVQSSSIQPGPVTV; translated from the exons ATGACCGAGGGAAAGGAGGACTTCTCTGCAGGACCAGCTCCTCCACCTAGATCAGCCTCCCCCACCAGCCCTACTATTGACACTGGacaagtccccaaggagaaacCAGAGGAGGCAGCTGGTGatagtgaggaggaggagggtgccGAAGGGACTGCAGAGAGAGATAGTGGCAATGAAGGGGAGCAGTTTGGGGCTTTGGCAATAGTGGCCTTGCCAAGAGCCTGCTGTGTGTGCATAGATATTGAGCAGGTTAGCAACTGTGTTCACTCTGAGAAAATCTGCATTCTACCCATCCTGGCCTGTCTGCTCAGCTTAGCCCTCTGCACAGCCGGCCTGAAATGGGTCTTTGTGGATAAGATCTTTGAGTATGAACCCCCCACACACTTAGATCCTAAACGTATCGGACAAGACCCAGTTATCCTATCAGTTGAACCCACATTGGGACCGACTGTGTCGACTCCTCATTGGCCTCCATCTACAGCCCACTCGACCAGCACCAACACCTTTACCCCTGGACATCCTGAGGTTCTAGTGGAAGACAAGTCTACACGAGGACCACACGTGCCTCAGTCCACACGACGGTCTCAGCCTGATCCCTCTGTTACACTGAAATACAGCAATGGACATGTCACCACCCCAAAGCAGACTGCCCACCCTCAGACAACGCAAGAATCAAACAGCATCATCACCACATCAAACT CTGCCACCAGCTCCACCACATCCAAGACCTCCAGTCATGTGACGCCCTGCAGTGACAGCCAGAGGAACTACTGTGTGAACGGAGGAGAGTGCTTCACCCTCGAAATCATGCCAGGCAGTACAAAGTTTCTCTGCAG GTGTCCAAATGAATTTACTGGTGATCGCTGCCAAAACTATGTAATGGCCAGCTTTTACA CTGAGGAGCTGTATCAGAAACAAATTTTAACAATAACAGGAATCTGCATTGCACTCCTAGTGGTTGGAATCATGTGTCTGGTTGCCTACTGCAAAACAAA gaagcagagaaaGGAGCTCCAGGACCGCCTGAGGCAgagtctgaggaagaggaggaacaacAACACCAATACTGGTATCTGCCCCAACATGGCAAGCTCCGCCAGAGGATGTCAGATTTCTAACTTGCCTCTTCAAGATTTGCAGCTCATGAAC CAATGCAATGGAACGATGAAGCAGCATTCAGCGGATGAGACAGAAACAACCTTCTCTACAACAAAATATGACCTGTCTGTACATGAACCCACCTCATTCACCAACATCTCAAACCAAAG GTTAAGACCTGCTACGTCTCGTACCTCCGTTGAAACGCCCGGGTCTCCTCCATCAGAGACGTCCGCCCCTCTGTCAAGCCTGGCAGTCTCTGAGCCCTCAGTCGCACTGAGTCCCTCTGGGGAAGAggagcgccccctgctgttgtcaaacacacatcagacacAAAAGTCCGCCAGCCGAGACGAGTCAAGGAGGACCTCTGCTCACTACAACCACGGCCATGTGGCACACAGCCTACCACCCAGCCCATTGTTTACCATGGAGAATGGgacatctcaactcaaaatgtttCCAGCATCACCTGAGAAACGTCTTCAGACCGACAACATCGATGACTGTAGCAACAAAAGAACAGGTCTCACCAATGGCCATGTGCTGCATGATGTGGAGTCCAtggctgctggtggtggtgttggggagTCTCAATGGGAGCACGCGGCCTTCAGCGCTGCAGAGAGCACCACAGCCCTGTTCCTGCGGGCCCTGTACAGCAGCAGGACTAACCCAGCACCGTCACACGACGACCTGCAAGTCCAGTCCAGCTCCATCCAACCAGGTCCGGTCACTGTGTAA
- the nrg1 gene encoding pro-neuregulin-1, membrane-bound isoform isoform X3: MTEGKEDFSAGPAPPPRSASPTSPTIDTGQVPKEKPEEAAGDSEEEEGAEGTAERDSGNEGEQFGALAIVALPRACCVCIDIEQVSNCVHSEKICILPILACLLSLALCTAGLKWVFVDKIFEYEPPTHLDPKRIGQDPVILSVEPTLGPTVSTPHWPPSTAHSTSTNTFTPGHPEVLVEDKSTRGPHVPQSTRRSQPDPSVTLKYSNGHVTTPKQTAHPQTTQESNSIITTSNSATSSTTSKTSSHVTPCSDSQRNYCVNGGECFTLEIMPGSTKFLCRKQRKELQDRLRQSLRKRRNNNTNTGICPNMASSARGCQISNLPLQDLQLMNQCNGTMKQHSADETETTFSTTKYDLSVHEPTSFTNISNQRLRPATSRTSVETPGSPPSETSAPLSSLAVSEPSVALSPSGEEERPLLLSNTHQTQKSASRDESRRTSAHYNHGHVAHSLPPSPLFTMENGTSQLKMFPASPEKRLQTDNIDDCSNKRTGLTNGHVLHDVESMAAGGGVGESQWEHAAFSAAESTTALFLRALYSSRTNPAPSHDDLQVQSSSIQPGPVTV; encoded by the exons ATGACCGAGGGAAAGGAGGACTTCTCTGCAGGACCAGCTCCTCCACCTAGATCAGCCTCCCCCACCAGCCCTACTATTGACACTGGacaagtccccaaggagaaacCAGAGGAGGCAGCTGGTGatagtgaggaggaggagggtgccGAAGGGACTGCAGAGAGAGATAGTGGCAATGAAGGGGAGCAGTTTGGGGCTTTGGCAATAGTGGCCTTGCCAAGAGCCTGCTGTGTGTGCATAGATATTGAGCAGGTTAGCAACTGTGTTCACTCTGAGAAAATCTGCATTCTACCCATCCTGGCCTGTCTGCTCAGCTTAGCCCTCTGCACAGCCGGCCTGAAATGGGTCTTTGTGGATAAGATCTTTGAGTATGAACCCCCCACACACTTAGATCCTAAACGTATCGGACAAGACCCAGTTATCCTATCAGTTGAACCCACATTGGGACCGACTGTGTCGACTCCTCATTGGCCTCCATCTACAGCCCACTCGACCAGCACCAACACCTTTACCCCTGGACATCCTGAGGTTCTAGTGGAAGACAAGTCTACACGAGGACCACACGTGCCTCAGTCCACACGACGGTCTCAGCCTGATCCCTCTGTTACACTGAAATACAGCAATGGACATGTCACCACCCCAAAGCAGACTGCCCACCCTCAGACAACGCAAGAATCAAACAGCATCATCACCACATCAAACT CTGCCACCAGCTCCACCACATCCAAGACCTCCAGTCATGTGACGCCCTGCAGTGACAGCCAGAGGAACTACTGTGTGAACGGAGGAGAGTGCTTCACCCTCGAAATCATGCCAGGCAGTACAAAGTTTCTCTGCAG gaagcagagaaaGGAGCTCCAGGACCGCCTGAGGCAgagtctgaggaagaggaggaacaacAACACCAATACTGGTATCTGCCCCAACATGGCAAGCTCCGCCAGAGGATGTCAGATTTCTAACTTGCCTCTTCAAGATTTGCAGCTCATGAAC CAATGCAATGGAACGATGAAGCAGCATTCAGCGGATGAGACAGAAACAACCTTCTCTACAACAAAATATGACCTGTCTGTACATGAACCCACCTCATTCACCAACATCTCAAACCAAAG GTTAAGACCTGCTACGTCTCGTACCTCCGTTGAAACGCCCGGGTCTCCTCCATCAGAGACGTCCGCCCCTCTGTCAAGCCTGGCAGTCTCTGAGCCCTCAGTCGCACTGAGTCCCTCTGGGGAAGAggagcgccccctgctgttgtcaaacacacatcagacacAAAAGTCCGCCAGCCGAGACGAGTCAAGGAGGACCTCTGCTCACTACAACCACGGCCATGTGGCACACAGCCTACCACCCAGCCCATTGTTTACCATGGAGAATGGgacatctcaactcaaaatgtttCCAGCATCACCTGAGAAACGTCTTCAGACCGACAACATCGATGACTGTAGCAACAAAAGAACAGGTCTCACCAATGGCCATGTGCTGCATGATGTGGAGTCCAtggctgctggtggtggtgttggggagTCTCAATGGGAGCACGCGGCCTTCAGCGCTGCAGAGAGCACCACAGCCCTGTTCCTGCGGGCCCTGTACAGCAGCAGGACTAACCCAGCACCGTCACACGACGACCTGCAAGTCCAGTCCAGCTCCATCCAACCAGGTCCGGTCACTGTGTAA